The Coffea arabica cultivar ET-39 chromosome 4e, Coffea Arabica ET-39 HiFi, whole genome shotgun sequence genome includes a window with the following:
- the LOC113742268 gene encoding WD-40 repeat-containing protein MSI4 → MKEGRVGGKGGGGGGAQPSVDERYTQWKSLVPVLYDWLANHNLVWPSLSCRWGPQLEQATYKNRQRLYLSEQTDVSVPNTLVIANCEVVKPRVAAAEHISQFNEEARSPFVKKFKTIIHPGEVNRIRELPQNSKIVATHTDSPDVLIWDVESQPNRHAVLGASESCPDLILTGHQDDAEFALAMCQTEPFVLSGGKDKSVVLWSIHDHISSLAADQSATKSPGSGAANTKQSKLGVDDKRVDGPRVHARGVFQGHEDTVEDVQFCPSSSQEFCSVGDDSCLILWDARSGSAPVTKVEKAHNADLHCVDWSPHDTHFILTGSADNSVRMFDRRNLTSGGVGSPVHTFEGHSAAVLCVQWSPHKCSVFGSSAEDGILNLWDYEGIGKQNPARTKAPNAPPGLFFRHAGHRDKVVDFHWNVSDPWTIVSVSDDGESTGGGGTLQIWRMIDLIYRSEEEVLEELDKFKVHLSECAS, encoded by the exons ATGAAGGAAGGCAGAGTAGGAGGAAAgggcggaggaggaggaggagcacAGCCGTCGGTGGATGAGCGTTACACTCAATGGAAATCACTCGTCCCTGTTCTCTACGATTGGCTTGCCAATCATAACCTTGTTTGGCCCTCCCTCTCTTGCCG GTGGGGGCCACAACTGGAGCAAGCAACCTACAAGAATCGGCAACGTCTCTACCTTTCTGAACAG ACTGACGTTAGTGTTCCAAATACACTTGTCATTGCAAACTGTGAAGTTGTAAAGCCTCGGGTAGCAGCAGCTGAACACATATCACAG TTTAATGAAGAAGCACGTTCACCATTTGTAAAGAAGTTCAAGACCATCATACATCCTGGAGAG GTAAACCGAATTAGGGAGCTACCACAGAACAGTAAGATTGTGGCCACACATACTGATAGTCCTGAT GTTCTCATTTGGGATGTTGAGTCTCAGCCTAATCGTCATGCTGTCTTGGGAGCCTCAGAATCTTGTCCGGACTTG ATACTCACTGGCCATCAGGACGATGCAGAATTTGCACTTGCCATGTGTCAGACAGAGCCTTTTGTCCTCTCTGGAG GGAAAGACAAGTCAGTTGTTTTATGGAGCATTCATGACCATATCTCCTCTTTGGCAGCTGATCAGAGTGCTACAAAATCTCCAGGATCTGGAGCTGCGAACACTAAGCAGTCAAAGCTTGGAGTTGATGATAAACGTGTTGATGGTCCTCGTGTCCATGCTCGAGGTGTTTTCCAAGGACACGAGGATACTGTTGAAGATGTTCAGTTTTGCCCCTCAAG TTCGCAGGAGTTTTGCAGTGTTGGTGATGATTCATGCCTCATACTCTGGGATGCAAGAAGTGGTTCAGCTCCTGTTACTAAG GTTGAAAAGGCTCATAATGCTGATCTCCATTGTGTTGATTGGAGCCCTCATGACACACATTTTATTCTGACCGG GTCGGCTGATAACTCTGTGCGCATGTTTGACCGCCGAAACCTAACTTCAGGAGGAGTTGGGTCCCCTGTCCACACTTTTGAAGGTCACAGTGCTGCTGTCTTATGCGTACAG TGGTCTCCACACAAATGTTCTGTATTTGGAAGTTCTGCAGAGGATGGCATCTTGAATCTCTGGGATTATGAAGGG ATTGGTAAGCAGAACCCAGCTAGAACAAAAGCGCCAAATGCTCCCCCTGGATTATTTTTCCGGCATGCTGGGCACAG GGACAAGGTTGTTGATTTTCATTGGAATGTATCGGATCCGTGGACTATTGTGAGCGTCTCCGATGATGGTGAGAGTACTGGTGGCGGTGGTACTCTGCAG ATATGGCGGATGATTGACCTAATTTACAGATCAGAAGAGGAGGTTCTCGAAGAGCTGGACAAGTTTAAAGTTCATCTAAGTGAGTGTGCTTCTTGA
- the LOC113742267 gene encoding uncharacterized protein yields MLIVSVLFIVTLSLFSFSIFTVSRKSTHPIPSILRKKQTQQCSSLHKNDEDRNRCSDDKAQVGGKRAIGSVSTGLTPSILRGLLPPDSPKWDEPFKDEGPDNKNGSVLDGGRVGDEDEEEEEEEEEETKKKRKKRAKKKRPDPSSACGGAGEHDRKKDNKKEELVCLYPFTTSSSAVQRKLKQNYDQLAKSHESNALTLAQVGQFVNCLVEAKKELKHRSEVIQRKFTITKALLLKADRSSFDRLHQQIYKLELEQRRLEEDAVVYNWLQQQLKVSSAYKKLLEIGARMEAEDKHREQVERTDDEFADISFEELLAQEKKDAFWQRNGKSRSCSISGQRFC; encoded by the exons ATGCTTATTGTTTCAGTGCTATTTATCGTTactctctccctcttttctttttccattttcactGTCTCTAGAAAATCCACTCACCCCATACCATCAATCCTTCGTAAGAAACAAACCCAACAATGTTCTTCTTTACACAAGAATGACGAGGACAGAAATAGATGCTCCGACGATAAAGCCCAGGTGGGAGGAAAGCGGGCAATTGGATCCGTCTCGACCGGGCTGACCCCTTCGATTCTCCGTGGGCTATTGCCTCCTGATTCACCCAAATGGGATGAGCCGTTTAAAGATGAGGGCCCGGATAATAAAAATGGGTCTGTGCTCGACGGAGGCCGGGTTGGGGATGAagatgaggaagaggaggaggaggaggaggaggagacaaagaagaagaggaagaaacgGGCCAAGAAGAAGAGACCCGACCCTAGTAGTGCGTGTGGAGGAGCTGGGGAACACGACAGGAAGAAGGATAACAAGAAAGAAGAGCTGGTTTGTTTGTATCCATTTACGACCTCGTCTAGCGCAGTTCAGAGGAAGCTCAAGCAAAACTATGACCAGCTTGCCAAGTCCCATGAATCCAACGCCTTGACTCTTGCtcag GTTGGGCAGTTTGTTAATTGCTTggttgaggcaaagaaagagcTAAAACATAG ATCAGAGGTCATCCAACGTAAATTTACGATTACAAAGGCTTTACTGCTGAAGGCTGACAGGTCTTCATTTGACCGCTTGCATCAACAG ATTTACAAGCTAGAGTTAGAGCAAAGACGATTGGAAGAGGATGCTGTTGTATATAATTGGCTCCAACAACAATTGAAGGTCTCCTCAGCTTACAAGAAG CTACTTGAAATTGGTGCCCGCATGGAAGCGGAAGACAAACATCGCGAGCAAGTGGAGAGAACAGATGATGAGTTTGCGGATATTTCATTTGAAGAGTTATTAgcgcaagaaaagaaagatgctTTTTG GCAGAGGAATGGCAAAAGTCGATCCTGCTCAATTTCAGGACAACGTTTTTGCTAA
- the LOC140005869 gene encoding beta-galactosidase-like, with the protein MIFSKVSVMWKVLALVVLVLLGSWVSCGTASVSYDSKAIIVNGQRRILISGSIHYPRSTPEMWPDLIQKAKEGGLDVIETYVFWNGHEPQPGKYYFEGRYDLVKFVKLVKEAGLYVNLRIGPYVCAEWNFGGFPVWLKYVPGISFRTNNGPFKAAMQKFTTKIVNMMKAERLYEPQGGPIILSQVENEYGPMEYELGAPGRAYTEWAAKMAVDLGTGVPWVMCKQDDAPDPVINTCNGFYCDYFSPNKAYKPKIWTEAWTGWFTEFGGAQPYRPAEDLAFSVAKFIQKGGSFINYYMYHGGTNFGRTAGGPFIATSYDYDAPLDEYGLLRQPKWGHLKDLHRALKLCEPALVSGNPTVTPLGNYQEAHVFKSKSGACAAFLANYNSQSFARVAFGNMHYNLPPWSISILPDCKNTVYNTARVGAQSAQMKMNPVIKGFSWESYNEETASYEDNTFTVSGLLEQINVTRDNSDYLWYSTEVRIYHTEGFLKGGKWPVLTVMSAGHALHVFINGQLSGTIYGSLENPKITFSQGVNLRAGVNKISLLSIAVGLPNVGPHFETWNAGILGPVSLYGLNEGRRDLTWQKWSYKVGLKGEALSLHSLGGSSAVEWGEGSFVAERQPLTWYKTTFSAPSGNEPLALDMSAMSKGQVWINGQSIGRYYPAYKASGNCGACSYAGSFNEKKCLSNCGEASQKWYHVPRSWLYPTGNLLVVFEEWGGNPYGISLVKREVSSVCADIYEWQPTLVNWQLQSSGKVSKPLRPKAHLSCAPGQRISSIKFASFGTPEGTCGNFRQGGCHAFHSYDAFETYCIGQQTCSVTVAPALFGGDPCPNVMKKLSVEAVCS; encoded by the exons ATGATTTTCTCCAAGGTTTCTGTAATGTGGAAAGTTTTGGCCTTGGTGGTGCTGGTGTTATTGGGTTCATGGGTTTCTTGTGGAACAGCTTCTGTTTCCTATGACAGTAAGGCTATTATTGTTAATGGCCAAAGGAGGATTCTTATATCTGGATCCATTCATTATCCTAGAAGCACTCCTGAG ATGTGGCCGGATCTTATTCAGAAGGCAAAAGAGGGAGGCTTGGACGTGATCGAAACTTATGTTTTCTGGAATGGACATGAACCTCAACCTGGCAAA TATTACTTTGAGGGTAGATATGATCTGGTTAAATTTGTCAAGCTGGTGAAGGAAGCAGGGCTTTATGTTAATCTCAGAATTGGTCCTTATGTCTGTGCTGAATGGAACTTTGG GGGTTTTCCAGTTTGGTTAAAGTATGTTCCGGGCATTAGCTTTAGAACAAACAACGGTCCTTTCAAG GCCGCAATGCAAAAATTCACGACCAAGATTGTGAATATGATGAAAGCCGAGAGGTTATATGAACCTCAGGGTGGTCCAATAATCCTATCGCAG GTTGAGAACGAATATGGGCCTATGGAGTATGAATTAGGTGCCCCTGGTCGAGCTTATACGGAATGGGCAGCCAAAATGGCTGTGGATCTAGGCACTGGTGTCCCTTGGGTCATGTGCAAGCAAGATGACGCACCTGATCCTGTT ATAAATACATGCAATGGCTTCTACTGCGACTACTTCTCCCCAAATAAGGCTTATAAACCCAAGATTTGGACGGAAGCTTGGACTGGCTG GTTTACTGAATTCGGAGGTGCGCAACCTTACCGTCCTGCTGAAGACTTGGCATTTTCTGttgcaaaatttattcaaaaagggGGTTCCTTTATTAATTATTACATG TATCATGGAGGAACAAACTTTGGCAGGACAGCTGGTGGACCATTTATTGCCACTAGCTATGATTATGATGCTCCTCTTGATGAATATG GACTATTACGGCAACCCAAATGGGGTCATCTTAAGGATTTACATAGAGCACTAAAGCTCTGCGAACCAGCACTAGTATCTGGAAATCCCACTGTGACGCCTCTTGGAAATTATCAAGAG GCTCATgtttttaaatcaaaatctgGAGCTTGTGCAGCATTTCTCGCCAACTACAACTCTCAATCTTTTGCAAGGGTTGCTTTTGGCAATATGCACTACAACCTGCCTCCCTGGTCTATCAGCATCCTTCCTGACTGCAAGAACACTGTGTATAATACTGCAAGG GTTGGTGCTCAAAGTGCACAGATGAAAATGAATCCTGTTATTAAGGGCTTTTCTTGGGAGTCATACAATGAAGAAACAGCATCATATGAAGACAACACGTTTACAGTTTCTGGGTTGTTGGAGCAGATAAATGTCACCAGAGATAATTCAGATTATTTGTGGTATTCAACAGA AGTGAGAATTTACCACACCGAAGGATTTCTAAAAGGCGGAAAATGGCCTGTTCTTACAGTTATGTCAGCCGGTCATGCTTTGCATGTCTTCATCAATGGTCAGCTATCAG GAACTATATATGGTAGTCTGGAAAACCCGAAAATAACTTTCAGTCAAGGTGTAAATCTGAGGGCCGGAGTTAACAAGATTTCACTCCTAAGTATTGCTGTCGGTCTCCCG AATGTTGGTCCCCATTTTGAAACATGGAATGCTGGTATTCTCGGGCCCGTTTCACTTTATGGTCTTAATGAGGGGAGAAGAGACCTAACGTGGCAGAAATGGTCTTATAAG GTTGGTCTGAAGGGAGAAGCCTTGAGTCTACATTCCCTTGGCGGGAGCTCTGCTGTAGAGTGGGGTGAAGGTTCTTTTGTTGCCGAGAGGCAGCCACTTACCTGGTACAAG ACTACTTTCAGTGCTCCATCCGGAAATGAGCCTTTGGCTTTAGATATGAGTGCCATGAGCAAAGGTCAAGTGTGGATAAATGGTCAGAGCATTGGAAGGTATTATCCTGCATATAAAGCATCTGGTAATTGTGGTGCCTGCAGTTATGCTGGGTCATTTAATGAGAAAAAATGCCTCAGTAATTGTGGGGAGGCCTCACAAAAATG GTATCACGTCCCTCGCTCCTGGTTATATCCAACTGGAAACTTGTTAGTTGTATTTGAAGAATGGGGAGGAAATCCATATGGCATATCTTTGGTAAAACGAGAAGTATCGAGTGTATGCGCAGATATTTATGAATGGCAACCAACATTAGTAAATTGGCAGTTGCAATCATCAGGTAAAGTCAGCAAACCCTTGAGGCCAAAAGCCCATCTCTCATGTGCTCCTGGTCAAAGAATATCATCGATCAAATTTGCTAGCTTTGGAACGCCTGAAGGGACTTGTGGAAACTTCCGTCAGGGAGGCTGTCATGCTTTCCATTCTTATGATGCTTTTGAAACG TATTGCATTGGGCAGCAAACATGCTCGGTCACAGTAGCACCTGCGCTTTTTGGTGGCGATCCGTGTCCAAATGTGATGAAGAAACTTTCTGTCGAGGCGGTTTGCAGTTGA